Proteins encoded within one genomic window of Anastrepha ludens isolate Willacy chromosome 4, idAnaLude1.1, whole genome shotgun sequence:
- the LOC128862483 gene encoding uncharacterized protein LOC128862483, whose amino-acid sequence MTKLKIISGFENNFVEDASTIRAWVQNFRTKRSQMKKKHRGDLRVNAMLNTALLTAEADLCRKQNECFRTRLMFQQRSEKGYVMGHVLGEERAKQRETINNIWKSEINDLDSFMRSLNSSNRSCGDKTTRNENTYNLKSDNSSTLQYSIAVVS is encoded by the coding sequence ATgacaaaactgaaaataatttcaggttttgaaaacaattttgttgaagATGCGTCGACAATACGAGCTTGGGTACAAAATTTTCGTACTAAACGgtcacaaatgaaaaaaaagcacCGAGGCGATTTACGTGTAAATGCAATGTTAAATACGGCACTGCTGACAGCCGAAGCTGACTTATGTCGCAAGCAAAACGAATGTTTTCGTACCCGACTGATGTTTCAACAAAGATCGGAGAAGGGTTATGTGATGGGACATGTGTTGGGCGAGGAGAGAGCAAAGCAACGAGAAACGATCAATAATATATGGAAAAGTGAGATAAATGACCTGGATTCATTTATGCGTTCGCTAAACAGTAGTAATAGAAGTTGCGGTGACAAAACAACTAGAAATGAAAatacttataatttaaaaagtgatAACAGCAGTACTTTACAGTATAGTATTGCTGTAGTTAGTTGA